The following coding sequences lie in one Deltaproteobacteria bacterium genomic window:
- a CDS encoding ketopantoate reductase: MSTIVRVLVVGAGAVGQVFAHHLAQAGASVTLLVKPKYRAELASGLTMARLRVGHAPQRERFEGYDLVTAPHEADGQRWDQVYFTVSSAALRDGDEIAPWVSTIARVSRDATIVFLQPNLDDRALVSAVIDEARMVDGMIGFLSYQAPLPGETRFAERCMAYWFPPLSPCAFSGPEARVNAVVELLQRGGLPAVRRHDITRTAPFPNAILYAYLAALESQQWSLRALRSGHHLEHAATAAREAMAIAAHRIGADTVPWNARLANSPALVRMALRFAPAIVPLPLEPYLRVHFTKVGEQMRLGLRAYVELGDAEGLPTTALRELGERVHALPPAS, translated from the coding sequence GTGAGCACCATCGTGCGCGTGCTCGTGGTCGGCGCTGGGGCGGTGGGTCAGGTGTTCGCGCATCACCTCGCGCAGGCCGGCGCGTCGGTGACGTTGCTGGTGAAGCCGAAGTATCGAGCCGAGCTCGCCAGTGGCCTGACGATGGCGCGGCTACGGGTTGGTCACGCGCCGCAGCGCGAGCGCTTCGAGGGCTACGATCTCGTGACTGCCCCGCACGAGGCCGACGGCCAGCGCTGGGATCAGGTCTACTTCACGGTGTCGTCGGCGGCGCTGCGCGACGGCGACGAGATCGCACCGTGGGTGTCGACGATCGCCCGTGTCAGTCGCGACGCGACGATCGTGTTCCTGCAGCCGAACCTCGACGATCGTGCACTGGTGTCGGCGGTCATCGACGAGGCCCGGATGGTCGACGGCATGATCGGCTTCCTCAGCTATCAGGCACCGCTACCCGGCGAGACGCGCTTCGCCGAGCGCTGCATGGCGTACTGGTTCCCGCCGCTGTCGCCGTGCGCATTCTCGGGCCCCGAGGCCCGCGTGAACGCGGTGGTGGAGCTGCTGCAGCGCGGCGGACTGCCAGCGGTGCGGCGCCACGACATCACCCGCACGGCACCCTTCCCCAACGCGATCCTCTACGCGTACCTCGCCGCGCTCGAGTCGCAGCAGTGGTCGTTGCGGGCGCTGCGATCGGGCCACCACCTCGAGCACGCCGCGACCGCAGCGCGCGAGGCGATGGCGATCGCAGCCCATCGCATCGGCGCCGACACGGTGCCCTGGAACGCGCGACTGGCCAACTCACCTGCGCTCGTGCGCATGGCCCTGCGCTTTGCCCCGGCGATCGTACCGCTGCCGCTCGAGCCGTACCTGCGCGTGCACTTCACCAAGGTGGGCGAGCAGATGCGGCTCGGCCTGCGTGCGTACGTCGAGCTCGGCGACGCCGAGGGCCTGCCGACCACTGCGCTGCGCGAGCTCGGCGAGCGGGTGCACGCGCTGCCACCGGCCTCGTGA
- a CDS encoding CPBP family intramembrane metalloprotease has protein sequence MASNPGHGHAPERWRAALTELALAVLGMFCGMTALFLLRALGLWPSGEGGPRGLSLVGGPLITGIGALCYLAFTRRALLEPGDELPPLQPRDPLRGVATAGLGIAAAIVGSIVIGALTELVGAPVAEQDSIVEIVQDWRSGDDRTTVVVLGCSAVLLAPLAEESLFRGLLFARLRRGCGRTAAYLLSAIAFATIHGNPAGFVVYVWLGLVFAWTLERSGRLWPAMLVHMGNNAFAFAALLLTP, from the coding sequence ATGGCCTCGAACCCCGGTCATGGCCACGCGCCCGAGCGGTGGCGTGCGGCGCTGACCGAGCTCGCGCTCGCGGTCCTCGGGATGTTCTGCGGCATGACGGCGCTGTTCCTACTGCGCGCGTTGGGGCTGTGGCCCAGCGGCGAGGGTGGGCCGCGGGGGCTGTCGCTGGTGGGCGGCCCGCTCATCACCGGCATCGGGGCGCTGTGCTACCTGGCCTTCACGCGCCGCGCACTGCTCGAGCCGGGCGACGAGCTGCCGCCGCTGCAGCCACGAGATCCGCTGCGCGGCGTGGCGACAGCCGGGCTCGGCATCGCGGCCGCGATCGTCGGCAGCATCGTGATCGGAGCGCTCACGGAGCTGGTCGGCGCGCCGGTGGCCGAGCAGGACAGCATCGTCGAGATCGTGCAGGACTGGCGCAGCGGTGACGATCGAACCACCGTCGTCGTGCTCGGTTGTTCGGCGGTGCTGCTGGCACCGCTGGCGGAGGAGTCGCTGTTCCGCGGGTTGTTGTTCGCGCGCCTGCGTCGCGGCTGCGGCCGCACGGCGGCCTACCTGCTGAGCGCGATCGCGTTCGCGACCATCCACGGCAACCCGGCCGGCTTCGTGGTCTACGTGTGGCTGGGGCTGGTGTTCGCGTGGACGCTCGAGCGCAGCGGTCGGCTGTGGCCGGCGATGCTCGTGCACATGGGCAACAACGCGTTCGCCTTCGCCGCACTGCTGCTGACGCCCTGA
- a CDS encoding ankyrin repeat domain-containing protein, with protein MLARRHGLPSWSALRDEVELRALSFVERAAKLVAHAAAPASLGGEAWRIANLLLDREPELARADLVTALVCGDVDRVRSRLANEPTLAHAMVGPGEGRPPLCWVTFSRLHRRSPAIAAGLLELAELLLDHGADVDAGFRGDDTWDSTLRPLFGACGAANFPALAELLLDRGATIEDGESLYHALEHVDTRCLELLLDRGANAAATNILAHAFDVPGLLRIELLLAHGADANARMHDGTPMLHRAIVMHRGLDVIDALLAAGADPNALDRAGRTSVEVARVRGAPAIAARLQAAGGRARPSALADFIDACGAGELARARSLAEAAGLLAQPSFEAVHVFLELVGRPEPALALAMIDAGFPIDVTNHRGQSALHWAAWRGRAPVVRRLLAEGAQLDRREQQFNGTPLAWAAHGNLMAPRDGGDHLAVVRLLLEAGADPSVRNKSGEPMLDETDDSEVAAALRSAGAS; from the coding sequence GTGCTCGCGCGTCGCCACGGCCTGCCCAGCTGGTCTGCGCTGCGCGACGAGGTCGAGCTGCGCGCGCTGTCGTTCGTCGAACGGGCCGCGAAGCTGGTCGCGCACGCGGCCGCACCGGCGTCGTTGGGCGGTGAGGCGTGGCGCATCGCCAACCTGCTGCTGGATCGCGAGCCTGAGCTCGCCCGCGCCGATCTCGTGACTGCGCTGGTCTGCGGCGACGTCGATCGCGTGCGGTCGCGGCTCGCGAACGAGCCCACACTCGCGCATGCCATGGTGGGCCCCGGCGAGGGGCGGCCGCCGCTGTGCTGGGTGACGTTCTCCCGGCTGCATCGGCGCTCGCCGGCGATCGCGGCGGGTCTGCTCGAGCTGGCGGAGCTGCTGCTCGATCATGGCGCCGACGTCGACGCCGGCTTCCGTGGCGACGACACCTGGGACTCTACGTTGCGTCCGTTGTTCGGTGCGTGCGGTGCGGCCAACTTCCCCGCGCTGGCGGAGCTGCTGCTCGATCGCGGCGCGACCATCGAGGATGGCGAGTCGCTCTACCACGCACTCGAGCACGTCGATACGCGCTGCCTCGAGCTGTTGCTCGACCGCGGCGCCAACGCGGCGGCGACCAACATCCTCGCCCACGCGTTCGACGTGCCGGGCCTGCTTCGCATCGAGCTGCTGCTCGCCCACGGCGCCGACGCGAACGCTCGCATGCACGACGGCACGCCGATGCTGCACCGCGCGATCGTGATGCATCGCGGGCTCGACGTGATCGACGCCTTGCTCGCCGCCGGTGCCGATCCCAACGCGCTCGATCGGGCTGGACGCACCAGCGTCGAGGTCGCGCGCGTCCGCGGAGCGCCGGCGATCGCGGCGCGGCTGCAAGCGGCCGGGGGACGCGCGCGACCCAGTGCGCTGGCGGACTTCATCGACGCTTGCGGTGCCGGCGAGCTCGCACGGGCGCGGTCGTTGGCGGAGGCGGCGGGGCTCCTGGCCCAGCCGAGCTTCGAGGCCGTGCACGTGTTCCTCGAGCTCGTGGGTCGTCCCGAGCCCGCCCTCGCGCTCGCGATGATCGATGCCGGCTTCCCGATCGACGTCACCAACCATCGCGGCCAGAGCGCGCTGCACTGGGCGGCGTGGCGGGGTCGTGCGCCGGTGGTGCGACGCCTGCTCGCCGAGGGCGCACAGCTCGACCGCCGCGAGCAGCAGTTCAACGGCACGCCGCTCGCGTGGGCGGCCCACGGCAACCTCATGGCGCCGCGCGACGGCGGCGATCACCTGGCGGTGGTCCGCCTCCTGCTCGAGGCTGGCGCGGACCCGTCCGTACGCAACAAGTCGGGCGAGCCGATGCTCGATGAGACCGACGACAGCGAGGTCGCGGCGGCGCTTCGCTCGGCCGGCGCGTCGTAG
- a CDS encoding SRPBCC family protein, which produces MHMSRDRIEKSIILRAPLARVWRALTEVDEFNAWFRVALQGRFEVGQAIRGKITHAGYEHVTMEVVVERIDAPHHFAFRWHPYAIDPAIDYGAEPSTLVEFELQEVPEGTQLRVVESGFDRLPAHRRDEAFRMNDGGWQAQLENIGRHVTG; this is translated from the coding sequence TTGCACATGAGCCGAGACCGCATCGAAAAGTCCATCATCCTTCGGGCCCCGTTGGCGCGCGTGTGGCGAGCGTTGACCGAGGTCGACGAGTTCAACGCATGGTTCCGCGTCGCGCTGCAGGGGCGCTTCGAGGTCGGCCAGGCGATCCGCGGCAAGATCACCCACGCCGGGTACGAGCACGTGACGATGGAGGTGGTCGTCGAGCGCATCGACGCGCCGCATCACTTCGCGTTTCGCTGGCACCCCTACGCGATCGATCCCGCGATCGACTACGGCGCCGAGCCCAGCACGCTGGTCGAGTTCGAGCTGCAGGAGGTGCCCGAGGGTACGCAGCTGCGGGTGGTCGAGTCGGGCTTCGATCGGCTGCCGGCGCACCGCCGCGACGAGGCGTTTCGCATGAACGACGGCGGCTGGCAGGCCCAGCTCGAGAACATCGGACGCCATGTCACGGGCTAG
- a CDS encoding beta-lactamase family protein gives MKPLLFTSLVLGSTLALAGTGHAAPVQAGKPPVQAGSTAPTPQIDMRLIVDRVMQQHTSGANSYVGVSIVVIKDGKRHQFHYGEAVDGKGAKPNGNTYYAIGSVTKTFTGTLLAMFDFKRFVDMDDLLSDRIGDSYHLHGGREHITLRHLGLHRSGLPKNPPGGANGYETGDYEGDMAALRESVRDCSATTCQEPIDDDDASIYSNWGFALLADVLADAKGLRIAGAFDTYLWNPIGMNDTGYKYSLRDPTCLAAGTTCNYDDYGNCSYVAACNDTFHRRAAVGYKLANGAPVRGGSEQGTGSNDYIKSGSGTVWSTPNDMSKWLAFHMDADGDHSSATRTIVAAARRARTDDGSAFLGKYQTTDEGHRYLRKVGSITNQFVTFFGFTDDRKVGVIVFSNLGSFNVTGVGEDVIDALK, from the coding sequence ATGAAGCCGCTGCTGTTCACTTCGTTGGTGCTCGGTTCGACCCTCGCGCTCGCAGGTACCGGCCACGCCGCCCCCGTGCAGGCCGGCAAGCCGCCGGTACAGGCGGGGTCGACGGCTCCGACCCCACAGATCGACATGCGCTTGATCGTCGACCGCGTGATGCAGCAGCACACCAGCGGCGCCAACAGCTACGTCGGCGTGTCGATCGTCGTCATCAAGGACGGCAAGCGCCACCAGTTCCACTACGGTGAGGCCGTCGACGGCAAGGGTGCGAAGCCCAATGGCAACACCTACTACGCGATCGGCTCGGTGACCAAGACCTTCACGGGCACGCTGCTCGCGATGTTCGACTTCAAGCGGTTCGTCGACATGGACGATCTCCTCAGCGATCGCATCGGTGACAGCTACCACCTGCACGGCGGTCGCGAGCACATCACGCTGCGGCACCTGGGGCTGCATCGCTCCGGCTTGCCGAAGAACCCCCCCGGCGGTGCCAACGGCTACGAGACCGGCGACTACGAGGGCGACATGGCCGCGCTGCGCGAGTCGGTCCGCGACTGCAGCGCGACCACGTGCCAAGAGCCGATCGATGACGACGATGCGTCGATCTACTCGAACTGGGGCTTCGCCTTGCTCGCCGACGTCCTCGCCGACGCGAAGGGCCTGCGCATCGCCGGTGCGTTCGACACCTATCTCTGGAACCCGATCGGGATGAACGACACCGGCTACAAGTACTCGCTGCGCGACCCCACATGCCTCGCGGCCGGCACGACCTGCAACTACGACGACTACGGCAACTGCAGCTATGTCGCCGCGTGCAACGACACCTTCCATCGCCGTGCGGCGGTCGGCTACAAGCTCGCCAACGGCGCGCCGGTGCGCGGCGGCAGCGAGCAAGGCACGGGCTCGAATGACTACATCAAGAGTGGCTCGGGCACCGTCTGGTCGACGCCCAACGACATGAGCAAGTGGCTGGCGTTTCACATGGACGCCGACGGCGACCACTCCAGCGCGACGCGAACCATCGTCGCGGCCGCCCGCCGTGCGCGTACCGACGACGGCAGCGCGTTCCTCGGCAAGTACCAGACCACCGACGAAGGCCATCGCTACCTGCGCAAGGTCGGCAGCATCACGAATCAGTTCGTGACCTTCTTCGGCTTCACCGACGACCGCAAGGTCGGCGTGATCGTGTTCTCGAACCTGGGCTCGTTCAACGTGACCGGCGTCGGCGAGGATGTCATCGACGCGCTGAAGTGA